From Camelina sativa cultivar DH55 chromosome 5, Cs, whole genome shotgun sequence:
GATGAGATTCGATGGTGATGGTGCGTGAATGATAATGTGGGTGGATATGGTGATGATCGAGTGATAAAACAATGATGAGATGGTGAGGATTGTTTCGATGGTTATATGGATGGTAgcaaagtgaagagtttctgaatcacaaagtgtatagaaacctAGAATCCAAGAACGCATTCAAGGATTcgaattgagagaaaaaaagtttaacaataCTTGTTCATACTacttcttcgctaaagaacaaagaGGCGTAGCTTTGGGGCTTTATAATTAACCCTAGGGCTCGGCACTCCAAgcaacaggaagttcaaaataaaacaacaagacgtttaaaggaaataagaaaacagcaaaacgtctaggtgacctgtagtagtacagaagtcacttgtacTAGTTcagaagtacattattccccattggtaatgacttctagataactcgacgtagtgatccatttgcctcattaaaaaccatactgagaaaacccattgggacaaaactcagttatgggaaaaagagtacaaacttcacacctaagttatctagttatcattaccgggtgaagttttcaaggtggatatgttgaagacttggatcctcggtaggttgaatgacccgtcaactatgagtgaGTGAGCTttcttggccatctccttagctcttgaacgagtgatccttcccaccatctccggtttctctgcagcctctggctccGTTCTTGCCACGATCTTATCAACACCGAAAGCGATTCCGAAAGCGATTCCGCAACTTGATGCAAGATGGATCTAATGAACTCATTTTGTGATTTCCCAATTTTGTaaccttgtttttatttttcttgccaAGGTTTCAAAAACCATAGacttaatttttgtaaaagccaaacttttcaatttataataatattaactttcttagccaaaaaaaaaagaaaaaaaaaagagtggcTTCATAGACATACGAGTCTTAGAACGTTTTGAATCCTTACGTGATGCCGTTTTAGAACCCGATCTTTGTCTGAAAATTTAGACTAATATCTCTTACTTGTTACCACATCTTGTTTCACGAACATTCGatggttttttttacttaccaaaaaaaaaacattcaatggttttttcctttttaattgtcaacaaataatttgagTCATTTCAATAGATCATAGTTTATTTCAGTATGTTTCTATTTGATATATGGATATGATAAATTTAAATACTAAAGGCacattattatgttatttttccTTCCAGTAcagataaataatttttaaagttttatatgttCTTAAAGCATACCCCGGCCCCCAGGGACCAAGATCTAGCTAGTGagtaattaaatttatttcatcttcttgtttatctttgAAATCCTTTATATggaatcattttaaaaaacattttgttctttttctgtATATTAATTTAgtagattttacattttttttagttattagttttttaaaggTACATAGAAATTACAATTCTCATTTTTcctgaatatattatatacaaaatatatctaaTCTGATATAATGAAAATACATATGCAATTAGATTTCTATATACTAGCGTataaattattatcattatGAAATAGATTTCTATATATCCCTAGCgtataaataattaacattataaAATAGATTTCCATATTAGTAGTTCCCTTTTTTTAATCAGGTATTGGAaagttccctttttttttttaattagttagtCAAATTTACATATCTagggtttacttttttttccgCAGGatccatctatatatacatcacATCTCAATACGTTACGTCTATCTGTGTGCAAATCGATCgagtaatatttttctttctcattcacTTTATTGAATCTCCTTCTCGAGACAGAACCATGTCGCTGAAACCTAGCGCCAGGACGGAGGCCCGACGGAACCACTACAAAGTTGTGGTGGATGCGGAGGAGGGGCGACGAAGGAGAGAAGACAACATGGTTGAGGTTCGTAAAATCAAACGTGAGGAGagtctgatgaagaagaggcgTGAAGCTCTTGATGATTTCTCGGGATTGGTCGACGACGATATGAAGTTGGAGAGTTTGCAAGATATGGTCGCTGGGGTTTGGTCGGAAAATCCTGACTGGCAGCTTAATTCAACTACTCAGATCAGGAAGCTTCTATCTATCCGCAGAAGTCCTCCAATCGATAAAGTGATAGGCTCTGGAGTCGTGCCTCGGTTAGTTGAGTTTcttaagaaagaagataacCCTAAGATTCAATTAGAGGCAGCTTGGGCTCTAACAAACATTGCATCTGGAACATCGGATCACACAAAGGTCGTAATCGAACACAATGCTGTTCCAATCTTTGTCCAGCTTCTTGCTTCACCCAATGATGATGTCCGTGAACAAGCTGTATGGGCGTTAGGTAACGTTGCTGGTGATTCAAAGCAGTGCCGTGATTATCTTCTTAACTGTGGAATACTTGCTCCGCTTCTCAATCAGCTTAATGAGCATACCAAATTGTCTATGCTTAGACAAGTCACATGGACCTTGTCAAACTTGTGTCGTGGTGGTGGCCAGGTGAATCCCGAGGCGCTTCAAGCCCTTGGACGATTAATTCGTTCTACCGATGAACAAGTCTTGACAGATGCTTGTTGGGCTCTCTTTTACATCCCTAAAGGGACCAATGATAAAATCCAGACTGTCATCGATGCCGGTGTTGTCCCAAGACTTGTTGAACTTCTCCTCCATCCTTCTATATCAGTGGTAACTCCTGCGCTTCGCACCGTTGGAAATATAGTACGTGGAGATGATCTACAAACACAGTTTGTGATCAATAGTGGTGCTCTGCCTTGTCTTGCCAACCTTCTAACTCAAAACTATAAGAAAAGCATTAAAAAGGAAACTTGTTGGACGATTTCAAACATCACAGCGGGAACCAAAGAACAGATCCAAGTTGTATAAGAGGCTAATTTGATTGCACCCTTGGTCAAGCTGCTTCAATGTGCTGAATTTGACATTAAGAAAGAAGCTGCGTGGGCTATTTCAAATGCAGCTTCAGGTTCTCATGATCAGATCAAATACCTTGTAGAACAAGGATGTATAAAACCGTTATGCGATCTCCTAAGATGTCTAGATCCAGAAATCCTAATTCTCTGCCTTAAAACATTGGAAAACATTTTGAaagtgggagaggaagagaagaagttggGTAATACAGGGGACATGAACCATTACGCTGAGCTGATTGATGATGCAGGAGGGCTAGACAAGATGGAGGACCTTCAGAACCATCATGACAACAGTGAGATTTATGACAAGGCTCTAAGAATTATGGAGACATACTGGCTTGAAGAAGATGAGGGAACACAACAATCTCCTGAGGGATTCAACTTCAACTGAAGGAATGGAATAAGAAGCTCGTAGTTTGGGCATAGGATTGGAATAAAGtatctttcaaagaaaaaaatatagctaCTGTATATAGGATTGTTCCTGTAATGATAAGATGCCAGTTTGCTTTGATCTATTttcttttactctgtttttggtgactttaaacttgtttaaaatttagacagtatattttaataattaccACATCGTAGTTTTTTGTTGTCAACTCGTTGCGATAAAACTTGTAATGGATTTCTTTCAATAAAGTTGAACAAATGAGTCTAACCACAGCGATAACACAAAAGTTAAACATTCCTAAATGCAAAAATGCAGTGGAAACCATAAACCTTACAAACAAGTGCATCTGAAAACGCAAATATGACTGCGTCTACTCGTTAACATCACGACTCAAGGCAGAAAAGCGAAAAACAAAGTCAAATATCTAGTGTTAAGAACagattgatatattttttaactaataacaacaaaagaagtagtgtatatatatatatatatatatatatatatatatatataataaatatatagttacaaATACATGACAGTCTAcgcaaattttgaaaagaataGAACATTTTTTCTCTTCGGGAAGCCACAAAGAATAGAGATTAAACACTTACATTGTTATACATGAAGTAGTAGTAAACACTTTCTTCTCAAGCCACGACTGCTCTCTTTCCTTTGCTNNNNNNNNNNNNNNNNNNNNNNNNNNNNNNNNNNNNNNNNNNNNNNNNNNNNNNNNNNNNNNNNNNNNNNNNNNNNNNNNNNNNNNNNNNNNNNNNNNNNttaagaaactctgaaaataagaataaaatatttgaggGACAAATTTTGGTCCCAACCAATGCCCATGGTCTCATTACTCAAGTCTTTCACTAGGAAAGAAAAAACCcacaaaaaggaaagagaaaatGGGAGAAGAAATCGATGAAGCTGATCTTGCTCCTGAAACTTCACTTATTAACAAACAGAATCAAGAACCATCGGCCACAACAACAACTACTCTCTTGTTCACCACTTTGGTCGCTGTGTCTGGTTCTTTCGTTTTTGGCTCAGCTGTGAGTTTTTACACTgtatacctttttctttttgttatagtattaatttatgtttCAGCGTTTTATCTCTCATTCTTTACTTAGAATTTTGCTATGACAAATTTGGCAGATAGGATACTCATCACCCGTTCAGTCCGATTTAACCAAACACTTGAATCTCTCTGTGGCAGAGGTAAAACTGTTTTTGATTTGTCTGTCTTTTGCGTTAGGCCAGCAGTTTTTGATTAGTtagataattaataaatcatttctTCAAGTACTGTGTCTGTGTATAGACCTATAGACTATGGTGTGTAGGAAAACTAGAAGATAATGGATGAGTGGaggattaaaatcaaaatatctcACTCTATATTTTACAATCGATCAAGGAAAATATGTAATACTAATCGAAATGATGTTGACTTATGTCTAGTACACCAGATTTcggttttttttaatctgtctACAAAAAGTATTCATTTTCcatgaatttttatattagatttttaaatagttttaatttaagtgagtttgattttttttttttttactttttaaagtgttttatttttagttctGAATTAATAAAATGCTCTAAGTCCATATCTTACATACAAGAGCACTATATTGAATCTAATATcttaaataatgtaaaaattcaTGCAGTACTCACTCTTCGGTTCGATTCTAACAATTGGGGCAATGATCGGCGCAGCAATGAGTGGACGAATAGCCGATTTGATAGGCAGACGAGCAGTACAAATATCTTCTACTTTTTTCCAtgacaataaaatattttaactctCGAGtcaaaatggtaaaaaaatatttgtgtgtgtgattAGACTATGGGTTTCTCGGAGATGTTTTGCATTCTTGGCTGGCTAGCGATCTACCTTTCTAAGGTTATCTATCTTCCATCTCTGTATTTCTCATCGCATATTCTTTTGAAGtacttaaaaataatttatgtggTTTTGTAAATTAAGGTTGCAGTTTGGCTTGACGTTGGGAGGTTTTTGGTTGGTTATGGAATGGGCGTTCTTTCGTTTGTGGTAAAATCTCTAAAACTCTATCTTGAATAATGAAAACAATGTTATCAtcttttctaatatttattgTGGAAAAGTAGAAATAATGCTTTTGAGGATCTAGTAAGACAATATGTTTTAGAATTACAAGAGCGTGAATTATAAAACAGCAATAATAAGAGAAAGGCCAAAAACTCATCTAtacttttaatttgtgtttgttaaCTGATGATCAGATTCCTGTATACATAGCTGAAATAACTCCTAAGGAGCTTCGAGGTGGGTTTACAACCGTTCATCAGGTAAGAATAAAATTCTACAGTATatttaagttattatttttgtaaatcaaatccaagtttataaaaataatacattacatatattattgaACTATTTCCATCGTTCTATGACAATGCTAAGATTTAAGTAAATCATTCACAACATTTCGTAAGTTTGCAGTTAATGATATGTTTGGGTGTCTCTGTGACATATCTCTTGGGCTCTTTTATTGGTTGGCGAATTTTAGCTTTGATCGGTAATAATTTCTTATGAAATGTACATTTGATAAAACAATTTCTTAGAAGAAGTAAGTCATACTAATAAATctaaataacatgttttaatttcttcttgttttgataGGAATGATACCATGTGTTGTACAAATGATAGGATTATTCATCGTCCCAGAATCCCCTAGATGGTTGGTATGTTATCCGCTTAATTAATGGCTATGATATAAGTAACTgttaaaatgttatattaaGCTAGGTCTAATTAATTCTGCTCTTGGAAGCTCCGAATAGTTTtgaagaattcgagtttgagtGTATATGCAAAATGTAATAGTTCACAAACATTCACAGGCAAAAGTTGGCACATGGGAAGAATTTGAGATTGCATTGCAAAGATTACGAGGTGAATGTGCAGATACTTCATATGAGTCTAGTGAGATCAAAGTAAAGTACAACACAAATTCTATATCTTGAACTCACAATTTGTTTGCTATAATAATggtcaattaaatattttagatctctcttgtattattgtatatatatttttaggatTATACGAAACGACTTACAGATTTATCAAAAGGTAGTCTGGTAGATCTAATCCAGCCACGATATGCCAAATCTCTATTTGTAAGTTTTAACGTATGAAATTGTACAATAACTACAAGTTATCTTCATTATTCGGTATTGATGAAATGCCAAGTGGGTTTAGGTGGGAGTTGGTCTGATGGTATTGCAACAATTTGGAGGGGTTAATGGAATTGCCTTTTACGCTAGCTCTATTTTTGAATCTGCTGGtaacttacacataatattaaatttatgtgCCCATATATGTAACCATGTAAGTTAATATGTAAACTAATTCATCATcttaactttgtaattttgtaactttgtagGGTTTTCATCCAAAATTGGAATGATTGCAATGGTTGTCGTACAAGTAAGTTGTTTTCTATATAGCATTTTTAACGAAAAGTGTAATAATCAcacaacaatctttttttttttgtcaaacaacttCCATTGAAATTAAAGCTTCATATGAGGTGAGTTTATATACCAAAgtacaaaataaacatatagAAATAAGGGTAAGAGCTCCATAATTTTTCAACTTTACCAAACTTAACAATATTTGAAAAATCTGTTGGGGCCAAAGCGGATTTGTCTTTGAAGCCGAGCTTCACGAGATCCTCGACCAATGAATGGTCACAAACAGCTCTAGTGGATAACACAATcgagcttaaaaaaaaaatgctccaCGGGGGGAACATTTAAGAGGATTTTCGCCAACTTGAGAGGGCTCAATAGAATAGGAGCAAAGTCCTTTAACCTGTTAGGATCAAACCTCATGCTTCTTGAAAAAGCTACAACCGTAATTCGTATGTGATGAGTgtcaaactgtaacaaagcCGGTTTGGTCTTGAGATATGAGATCAGACCCAAGCTTTCCATCTAGTGGCGGTGTGTGGCCAAAGGGACCAATGGGGAAAAGCATCGGATGCAACCAAACTGATGGTACAGCTTCAGAGTTAGCATTAAGCACTGCATACATCCAAAAGCCATAAATCAACTGACCTCGAGAATCAAATCTATCAACACAGTTCTGCTACCGAGGAACCTCGACTAGACCAAGCAGACACCAGTAGTAGAGAATTTGATcttaacataactaatacaagCAGGTCTAGGTAGATGAGTTCTACAGCTAGAGTTCCAACGGAGAAGGGCCAGCAAGGTTACACAATCATACAACAATATCCAAGATATAATTGTATCAACAATGGATTTGGGAGTGTTCATACCCGGTACAAGATAAGAGAGTACGGCATTGGCTTCATGTACATCACAACAAACCACATTCGGGAAAGATACAACTCCACAAAAATTCAACATTGAGCTTCCATCCGGTGCCAAGTACAATATCCATACGGTTTCTAGATTTGAATAAACTAGTCTTCTCTAAATGCAGTGTGCATATGACTGAATGGGAGCCCTTTCTCTCCATTATCAAGCAACACCGTTTCTGAGAAAAACTAATCAGGACAATAAAGAATTCAGACCTAGATATGGGCCATCGTGGGGTTAATGGGATACAATAACAAGTAAGGCCCATATTAGCAAACCCTAGGGTTGTTGCTGTTGGGTGATGGGAGAAGGAGTCGCCGTCATTCTGTGGAATCGGAATTGGAATGACGTTCAGCGGTGAAGCATCTAGAGGAAAATCGCCAGCTAATGAGCTCACCGTTTTCCATCAGCATTTCTACTGGAAAAGGCACAACTGATGGTCCAAGAGAAGCTATTACCATCAACGAAATCCAGGGGAAGGAAACAAATGTGGTGCCGCTGCTAGTCCAGATCTAGATCCAATTGATGTAGCGATGGATCCTTGCTCAGATGTGTAAGATGAGGAGCAGCTAGACTGATGAGTATACGTAGCTTCTGATGTCGGGTTCAAGAGCGGGACCACATCCAAGATCTGGTTAAGATCGGAGCTTGTAGAGCAACAATATACTCTTCCATCGTTGGAGGAACTCTTCGAGAAGCAAACTCTTTggaaagttttagtttgatttttaggGGAAAATGAATTATAACTAGACCAAAAGAGAATAGCAAAGCTTAGGTAGATTAAAGAAAGGTTCAATAGGCTTGCCACCTCGACGTCGGCAATTAAAGGCCTCAACAGCGTCGAAAGGCATGGTTGGTATGGGAGTCTTGATTCCCATCCCTGGAAGCGTTTTTTAGGTGTGGTGCATTGAATACTATTAATGTAATCAcacaacatcttttttttttttttttttttttttttttttttttNNNNNNNNNNNNNNNNNNNNNNNNNNNNNNNNNNNNNNNNNNNNNNNNNNNNNNNNNNNNNNNNNNNNNNNNNNNNNNNNNNNNNNNNNNNNNNNNNNNNNNNNNNNNNNNNNNNNNNNNNNNNNNNNNNNNNNNNNNNNNNNNNNNNNNNNNNNNNNNNNNNNNNNNNNNNNNNNNNNNNNNNNNNNNNNNNNNNNNNNNNNNNNNNNNNNNNNNNNNNNNNNNNNNNNNNNNNNNNNNNNNNNNNNNNNNNNNNNNNNNNNNNNNNNNNNNNNNNNNNNNNNNNNNNNNNNNNNNNNNNNNNNNNNNNNNNNNNNNNNNNNNNNNNNNNNNNNNNNNNNNNNNNNNNNNNNNNNNNNNNNNNNNNNNNNNNNNNNNNNNNNNNNNNNNNNNNNNNNNNNNNNNNNNNNNNNNNNNNNNNNNNNNNNNNNNNNNNNNNNNNNNNNNNNNNNNNNNNNNN
This genomic window contains:
- the LOC104789456 gene encoding importin subunit alpha-1-like, with amino-acid sequence MSLKPSARTEARRNHYKVVVDAEEGRRRREDNMVEVRKIKREESLMKKRREALDDFSGLVDDDMKLESLQDMVAGVWSENPDWQLNSTTQIRKLLSIRRSPPIDKVIGSGVVPRLVEFLKKEDNPKIQLEAAWALTNIASGTSDHTKVVIEHNAVPIFVQLLASPNDDVREQAVWALGNVAGDSKQCRDYLLNCGILAPLLNQLNEHTKLSMLRQVTWTLSNLCRGGGQVNPEALQALGRLIRSTDEQVLTDACWALFYIPKGTNDKIQTVIDAGVVPRLVELLLHPSISVVTPALRTVGNIVRGDDLQTQFVINSGALPCLANLLTQNYKKSIKKETCWTISNITAGTKEQIQVV
- the LOC104787336 gene encoding sugar transporter ERD6-like 5 isoform X2, producing the protein MGEEIDEADLAPETSLINKQNQEPSATTTTTLLFTTLVAVSGSFVFGSAIGYSSPVQSDLTKHLNLSVAEYSLFGSILTIGAMIGAAMSGRIADLIGRRATMGFSEMFCILGWLAIYLSKVAVWLDVGRFLVGYGMGVLSFVIPVYIAEITPKELRGGFTTVHQLMICLGVSVTYLLGSFIGWRILALIGMIPCVVQMIGLFIVPESPRWLAKVGTWEEFEIALQRLRGECADTSYESSEIKDYTKRLTDLSKGSLVDLIQPRYAKSLFVGVGLMVLQQFGGVNGIAFYASSIFESAGFSSKIGMIAMVVVQISATGTCIGCFLVGLSFSLQVVSLFSGETSYIALTGVLMYTGSFSLGMGGIPWVIMSEIFPIDIKGPAGSLVTVVSWIGSWIISFTFNFLMNWSPAGTFYVFATVCGVTVIFVAKLVPETKGRTLEEIQSSIGYVQL
- the LOC104787336 gene encoding sugar transporter ERD6-like 5 isoform X1: MGEEIDEADLAPETSLINKQNQEPSATTTTTLLFTTLVAVSGSFVFGSAIGYSSPVQSDLTKHLNLSVAEYSLFGSILTIGAMIGAAMSGRIADLIGRRATMGFSEMFCILGWLAIYLSKVAVWLDVGRFLVGYGMGVLSFVIPVYIAEITPKELRGGFTTVHQLMICLGVSVTYLLGSFIGWRILALIGMIPCVVQMIGLFIVPESPRWLAKVGTWEEFEIALQRLRGECADTSYESSEIKDYTKRLTDLSKGSLVDLIQPRYAKSLFVGVGLMVLQQFGGVNGIAFYASSIFESAGFSSKIGMIAMVVVQIPMTTIGVLLMDKSGRRPLLLISATGTCIGCFLVGLSFSLQVVSLFSGETSYIALTGVLMYTGSFSLGMGGIPWVIMSEIFPIDIKGPAGSLVTVVSWIGSWIISFTFNFLMNWSPAGTFYVFATVCGVTVIFVAKLVPETKGRTLEEIQSSIGYVQL
- the LOC104787336 gene encoding sugar transporter ERD6-like 5 isoform X3, whose translation is MIGAAMSGRIADLIGRRATMGFSEMFCILGWLAIYLSKVAVWLDVGRFLVGYGMGVLSFVIPVYIAEITPKELRGGFTTVHQLMICLGVSVTYLLGSFIGWRILALIGMIPCVVQMIGLFIVPESPRWLAKVGTWEEFEIALQRLRGECADTSYESSEIKDYTKRLTDLSKGSLVDLIQPRYAKSLFVGVGLMVLQQFGGVNGIAFYASSIFESAGFSSKIGMIAMVVVQIPMTTIGVLLMDKSGRRPLLLISATGTCIGCFLVGLSFSLQVVSLFSGETSYIALTGVLMYTGSFSLGMGGIPWVIMSEIFPIDIKGPAGSLVTVVSWIGSWIISFTFNFLMNWSPAGTFYVFATVCGVTVIFVAKLVPETKGRTLEEIQSSIGYVQL